One window from the genome of Acanthochromis polyacanthus isolate Apoly-LR-REF ecotype Palm Island chromosome 21, KAUST_Apoly_ChrSc, whole genome shotgun sequence encodes:
- the thoc6 gene encoding THO complex subunit 6 homolog isoform X1: MFEWLQLLHMSVFSQSFSPCGRFLAAGNNYGEIAVFSLSAALSPDATAANQKPVLTFTAHEGPVFSLLSTDVHLLSAGNGEISAWSWNELSKKNVKPLWTKRPNYKSSLEIPEINSMIINPRDNSLVVGGGDNNIHILDLEHGVFKNVLQGHSDYIHCVSVRDREAEILSGGEDGAVRMWDSRSGQCVHCIEVYKYESCARPQFGKWISCLTTDSDWMLCGGGPSLSLWHLRSLSPTSVFPLSGCQRQAAFYQDKILAVGEGAFVSHCLLGGEVKAQIPCTPQSLNTLQLNTNSTEHRVLTVGGSSDHIDVFTNLSYRAFSLSF, translated from the exons ATGTTTGAATGGTTGCAGCTCCTCCACATGTCCGTCTTCTCTCAGAGCTTCTCTCCTTGCGGACGATTCCTGGCCGCTGGAAACAACTATGGAGAGATCGCAGTGTTCAG tctctctgcagctctgagtcCAGACGccacagcagccaatcagaagccAGTTCTGACCTTCACAG CCCATGAAGGTCCAGTCTTCTCCCTGCTGTCCACTGATGTTCACCTCCTCAGTGCAGGTAACGGCGAGATCAGCGCCTGGAGCTGGAATGAACTCAGCAAGAAG AACGTCAAACCTCTGTGGACCAAGAGACCAAACTACAA GTCCAGTCTGGAGATCCCAGAGATCAACTCCATGATCATCAACCCcaga GACAACAGTCTGGTGGTGGGAGGAGGAGACAACAACATCCACATCCTGGACCTGGAACATGGAGTCTTTAAG aacgtCCTTCAAGGACACTCGGACTACATCCACTGTGTGAGCGTCAGAGACAGAGAAGCTGAGATTCTGtcaggaggagaagatggagcagTGAGGATGTGGG ACAGCAGGTCCGGTCAGTGCGTTCACTGCATTGAAGTCTATAAATATGAG AGCTGTGCTCGGCCTCAGTTCGGTAAATGGATCAGCTGTCTGACCACTGACTCCGACTGGATG tTGTGTGGTGGAGGTCCGTCTCTGTCTCTGTGGCATCTTCGCTCGTTGTCTCCAACCTCCGTCTTCCCTCTGAGCGGCTGCCAGCGACAGGCAGCGTTCTACCAGGACAAG ATCCTGGCGGTGGGTGAAGGTGCGTTCGTGTCCCACTGTCTATTGGGCGGGGAGGTGAAAGCTCAGATTCCCTGCACTCCTCAGAGCCTCAACACACTGCAGCTGAACACCAACAGCACCGAGCACCGG GTGctgacagtgggaggaagcagcGACCACATTGACGTTTTCACCAACCTTTCCTACAGAGCCTTCTCCCTCAGCTTCTGA
- the si:dkey-89b17.4 gene encoding zinc finger protein 646, translating into MAMHDMSRAKGFPCKECDMVCPSTPSLLEHMKAHYQQEETGRFECEQCGRIYKHAASLANHKKSHEVGSFQCPVCTRTLPNAVALKNHLRIHTLSPSSAHAEEENEEVPEEAGHDEREYGLAQDLSDGFGRSHLNNSGMGHSVLQSHDTDDHGKKGSPESDDAWDRPFKCDQCDRTYRHHGSLVNHKKCHQQGTFKCSVCFKQFSNLAALNSHERTHSKFKTPGASMVSSSSSSSSLHDSERSAGTQSSQSDDTASCFCHLCQVALPNKADFQEHILLHNTASPSLGLPRSFPGIMPHNLSAVRSPAYTPALGDPLPLPPLPTEKRGPYDPIMGPPVNNPIYTCAYCGAGHPDLETLKVHYLTHDPHPASHSQDSSILNSDTLSSGSQGSVSSPSGGRVPQANSPDDGERRFKCGECGKSYRHAGSLVNHKRCHQTGHYQCTICCKQYPHLAALHSHLRSHKGRPSNQPINNDSNDWLSPEPLTLDSQQSYVQEGSGATTPISLPGNLGDAAHFVPDGGHSSGLDSLEFHDRFDGSSLSQSSSAHRQADRHVCADCGEMYGDVSGIKSHMCPRRGQQQQQPQQGNMSNGFMGNMNYHSSGGTSLPAGSSSSMKEGSSQRQYSQSGGKRMGSNDKDDDDDGEVYQCSVCGNHYASLRALRSHLRSHANNPTGPGPSNPEQEWRMICSTCGQSFSRKQDLLNHQLVHGPQRPDGQQQGIGGSSANGNEKMDGRNHICVDCGMFFADRHHLITHLCPGKNRASSLNKPGLNGAKGMSGGDGVGGGVAGGSRDVGGDGRRPMVDQSDKPHKCDQCGRGYRHPCSLLNHKKSHKTGVFRCLVCQKRYYNLLALKNHQRTHFDLKRHKCEECGKAFKIQKQLINHLRLHEEHRAKGLVRTGPNGSRFQQPGPSQMQTMRGESSKGQVMGVKYSHQGFKKPYSSAGTSRPQKFDPAESGRRPFACEECGKTYRHAGSLANHKNLHKIGEYHCNVCNSTYPNRLAMKNHLRLHFAQKKHNCQECGKGFRTQRQLATHTTAGLCKGPQGPGAQMDFECDGCCEGFATADELAAHDCPAQHLPSSSSTNTSTNISLERSSVDLDSDERPYACDLCSCAYKHASSLLNHKHTHKTGNFHCNFCNKPYTNYMALRNHMRIHTQRKKHICHTCGKAFRLARFLRNHQKVHEEGATPFGCPTCGKSFQGRSGLARHRCGDNQVGMEVRRKATAPTGEGEECRYTCDQCGRSYRHASSLLNHKNTHTVGIYHCAVCLKTYSNLLALKNHRRIHSETRRHRCHDCGKAFRVSSQLYNHRRVHQKQRELTCRSCQRAFPTQASFRLHMEITHGQAPQPRQPRPQQPRPGGSQELGWGSGLDLTLMQEQGLDPGSMAKARGRGGSSEVIKSHVCDQCGRSYRHASSLLNHKNSHKTGTYFCNSCQKEFPNLMSLKNHRRIHTEPKHYQCPDCGKSFRVSTQLICHRRIHTKEKPFSCQQCDKRFSSKSNLRHHMKVHWSGSTAPPPMAMSAPNFLDLVSSRSKKFVCGQCGRSYRHASSLLNHKNSHKTGTYFCTSCQKEFPNLMSFKNHRRIHTEPKRYQCPDCGKSFRVSTALICHRRIHTKEKPFSCQQCDKHFSSKSNLRHHMKVHWRSPTSSRGSAFLSVPSRPF; encoded by the exons ATGGCAATGCATGATATGAGTCGTGCCAAGGGTTTCCCCTGTAAAGAATGTGATATGGTTTGCCCGAGTACTCCAAGTCTTCTAGAGCATATGAAAGCACATTATCAGCAAGAAGAGACCGGACGTTTTGAGTGTGAACAGTGTGGCCGAATCTACAAGCACGCAGCTAGCCTAGCCAATCATAAAAAGTCTCACGAAGTAGGTTCATTCCAGTGTCCCGTTTGTACACGTACGCTGCCCAACGCGGTGGCATTAAAGAACCACCTGCGGATCCATACTCTGTCCCCCAGTAGTGCCCACGCAGAGGAAGAGAACGAAGAAGTGCCTGAAGAAGCGGGCCACGACGAGAGGGAGTACGGCCTCGCCCAGGACCTCTCCGACGGGTTTGGGCGCTCCCATTTGAACAATAGTGGTATGGGACATAGTGTCCTGCAAAGCCACGACACAGACGACCACGGAAAGAAAGGCTCCCCTGAATCTGACGACGCGTGGGACAGACCATTCAAGTGTGACCAGTGTGACCGAACCTACCGGCATCACGGTAGTCTGGTGaaccacaaaaagtgtcaccaGCAAGGAACTTTTaagtgttctgtgtgttttaaacaaTTTAGCAACCTGGCTGCCTTAAACAGCCACGAGAGAACTCATTCGAAGTTCAAGACTCCCGGGGCCTCCATggtgagcagcagcagtagcagcagcagcctccatgACTCGGAGCGCAGCGCTGGCACCCAGTCGTCCCAGAGTGACGACACTGCCTCCTGTTTCTGCCACCTGTGCCAGGTAGCACTGCCAAACAAGGCAGACTTCCAAGAGCACATCTTGCTGCACAACACGGCTTCACCTTCCCTTGGCCTGCCGCGCAGCTTCCCAGGCATTATGCCTCACAATCTAAGTGCGGTACGGTCCCCGGCATACACCCCAGCCTTGGGAGACCCTCTGCCCTTGCCGCCCCTGCCCACTGAGAAGAGAGGTCCCTATGACCCCATAATGGGCCCTCCAGTGAATAACCCCATCTACACATGTGCTTATTGTGGCGCGGGACACCCAGATCTAGAGACCCTGAAAGTCCACTATCTAACCCATGATCCCCACCCGGCCTCCCACAGTCAGGACAGCTCCATCCTCAACTCGGACACTCTAAGTTCTGGATCACAAGGCTCAGTGTCTTCGCCATCTGGAGGCCGAGTGCCTCAGGCTAACTCTCCAGATGATGGTGAACGACGCTTCAAGTGTGGGGAGTGTGGCAAAAGTTACCGGCATGCAGGAAGCCTCGTCAACCACAAACGCTGTCATCAGACAGGCCACTACCAGTGCACCATCTGCTGCAAGCAGTACCCACACCTGGCGGCACTGCATAGCCACTTACGGAGCCACAAAGGGCGTCCCTCCAACCAGCCTATAAACAATGACAGTAATGACTGGCTGTCGCCAGAGCCGCTAACTCTAGACTCTCAGCAAAGCTATGTCCAGGAAGGCAGTGGTGCAACAACTCCGATCTCACTACCAGGAAATCTGGGTGATGCTGCACATTTTGTGCCAGATGGAGGCCATAGCAGTGGGTTGGACTCTCTTGAGTTCCACGACCGCTTTGATGGCAGCTCGCTGTCCCAGAGCAGCTCTGCTCACCGACAGGCCGACCGACATGTGTGTGCCGACTGTGGTGAAATGTACGGAGATGTATCTGGCATCAAGTCACATATGTGTCCCCGCCGTGgccaacagcaacagcagccacaGCAGGGCAACATGTCCAACGGTTTTATGGGGAACATGAACTACCACAGTTCAGGTGGAACCTCGCTGCCTGCTGGGagttccagcagcatgaaagAAGGTAGCAGCCAGCGGCAGTACTCCCAGAGTGGAGGCAAGAGAATGGGGAGCAATGACaaagatgatgatgacgatggaGAAGTGTATCAGTGCTCAGTGTGTGGCAATCATTATGCTAGCCTCAGAGCCCTCAGGAGCCACCTGCGTAGCCATGCCAACAACCCAACTGGGCCAGGGCCTTCCAACCCAGAGCAGGAGTGGAGGATGATCTGCTCTACTTGTGGACAGAGCTTTTCCAGGAAGCAAGACCTGCTGAATCACCAGTTAGTCCATGGCCCCCAAAGGCCAGATGGCCAGCAACAGGGTATTGGAGGCAGTTCAGCAAATGGCAATGAGAAAATGGATGGTCGCAACCACATTTGTGTTGATTGTGGCATGTTTTTTGCTGACCGACACCACCTGATCACTCACTTGTGCCCTGGAAAGAATCGAGCCAGCTCGCTGAACAAGCCAGGCCTAAATGGAGCCAAAGGGATGTCTGGAGGAGATGGCGTGGGTGGCGGGGTTGCTGGAGGAAGCCGGGATGTTGGTGGTGATGGACGTAGGCCAATGGTTGACCAAAGTGACAAGCCCCACAAGTGCGACCAATGTGGACGAGGATACAGACACCCTTGTTCCCTCCTCAACCACAAGAAGTCCCATAAGACTGGAGTTTTCCGCTGCCTGGTGTGCCAGAAACGCTACTACAATCTGCTGGCTCTGAAGAATCACCAAAGGACCCACTTTGACCTAAAGAG GCACAAGTGTGAAGAATGTGGCAAAGCCTTCAAGATCCAAAAGCAGTTGATTAACCACCTCCGTCTCCATGAGGAGCACCGGGCCAAAGGTCTTGTACGGACCGGCCCAAATGGTTCCCGCTTCCAACAGCCTGGCCCATCTCAAATGCAGACTATGAGAGGGGAGTCATCAAAGGGCCAGGTGATGGGGGTGAAATACAGCCACCAGGGCTTCAAAAAACCTTACTCTTCGGCGGGTACTTCCAGGCCTCAGAAGTTTGACCCCGCTGAAAGTGGACGGCGACCGTTTGCCTGTGAAGAATGTGGGAAGACCTACCGCCATGCAGGCAGCCTGGCCAACCACAAGAACCTTCACAAAATTGGGGAGTATCACTGCAACGTTTGCAATTCCACGTATCCTAACAGACTGGCAATGAAAAACCACCTCCGCCTCCATTTCGCCCAGAAGAAGCACAACTGCCAAGAGTGCGGCAAGGGCTTCCGCACCCAAAGGCAACTTGCCACCCACACTACAGCCGGCCTGTGCAAAGGGCCACAGGGCCCCGGAGCCCAGATGGATTTTGAGTGCGATGGCTGCTGTGAAGGCTTTGCCACGGCTGATGAACTCGCAGCTCATGACTGCCCAGCCCAGCACCTGCCTTCGTCCTCTTCCACCAACACCTCCACCAACATTAGCTTGGAGAGAAGCTCCGTGGACTTGGACTCTGATGAAAGACCCTATGCCTGTGACCTCTGCAGCTGCGCCTACAAACATGCCAGCTCCCTGCTGAACCACAAGCACACCCACAAGACGGGCAACTTCCATTGCAACTTCTGCAACAAGCCCTACACCAACTACATGGCGCTGCGTAACCACATGCGCATCCACACACAACGTAAGAAGCACATCTGTCACACATGCGGGAAAGCCTTCCGGCTTGCCAGGTTCCTCCGCAACCACCAGAAAGTCCACGAGGAGGGTGCTACACCGTTCGGCTGCCCCACCTGTGGGAAGAGTTTCCAGGGGAGATCCGGTCTGGCCAGGCACCGCTGCGGGGACAACCAGGTAGGCATGGAAGTCAGGAGGAAGGCCACTGCACCCACGGGAGAGGGCGAAGAGTGTCGGTACAC ATGTGATCAGTGCGGCCGTTCCTACCGCCATGCCAGCTCCCTCCTCAACCACAAGAACACCCACACTGTTGGCATCTACCACTGCGCCGTGTGCCTCAAGACCTACTCCAACCTGCTCGCACTAAAGAACCATCGCCGCATTCACTCAGAGACGCGGCGCCACCGTTGCCACGACTGTGGAAAGGCCTTCCGTGTTTCCTCTCAACTCTACAACCACCGACGTGTCCACCAGAAGCAGCGGGAGCTGACCTGCCGGTCCTGCCAACGAGCATTCCCCACACAGGCTAGCTTCAGGCTACACATGGAGATCACCCACGGCCAGGCGCCACAGCCCCGCCAGCCCAGACCCCAGCAGCCCCGTCCGGGGGGCTCCCAGGAGCTGGGCTGGGGGTCTGGACTGGACCTCACCTTGATGCAAGAGCAAGGACTTGACCCCGGCAGCATGGCCAAAGCCCGTGGTCGAGGGGGCAGCAGTGAGGTTATTAAGTCCCACGTGTGCGACCAGTGTGGGCGGTCTTATCGCCACGCCAGCTCCCTGCTcaaccacaaaaacagccacaaaaccGGAACCTACTTCTGCAACTCTTGCCAGAAGGAGTTTCCTAACCTAATGTCCCTCAAGAACCACCGGCGTATCCACACCGAGCCCAAGCATTATCAGTGCCCTGACTGCGGGAAGTCCTTCCGGGTGTCCACGCAGCTCATCTGCCACCGTCGTATCCACACCAAGGAGAAGCCGTTCTCCTGCCAGCAGTGCGACAAGCGCTTCTCCTCCAAGTCCAACCTGAGGCACCACATGAAAGTGCACTGGAGCGGCTCGACGGCGCCCCCTCCTATGGCAATGAGTGCGCCCAACTTCCTGG ATCTAGTTTCCAGCCGCTCCAAGAAGTTCGTCTGTGGTCAGTGTGGTCGGTCTTATCGCCACGCCAGCTCCCTGCTCAACCACAAGAACAGCCACAAGACCGGAACCTACTTCTGCACCTCCTGCCAGAAGGAGTTTCCTAACCTAATGTCCTTCAAGAACCACCGGCGTATCCACACCGAGCCCAAGCGCTACCAGTGCCCCGACTGTGGGAAGTCCTTCCGGGTGTCAACGGCGCTCATCTGCCACCGTCGTATCCACACCAAGGAGAAGCCGTTCTCCTGCCAGCAGTGTGACAAGCACTTCTCCTCCAAGTCCAACCTGAGGCACCACATGAAGGTTCACTGGAGGAGCCCAACGTCGTCCAGAGGCTCCGCTTTCCTCAGCGTCCCGTCCAGACCTTTCTGA
- the thoc6 gene encoding THO complex subunit 6 homolog isoform X2 — protein MGPIELLHMSVFSQSFSPCGRFLAAGNNYGEIAVFSLSAALSPDATAANQKPVLTFTAHEGPVFSLLSTDVHLLSAGNGEISAWSWNELSKKNVKPLWTKRPNYKSSLEIPEINSMIINPRDNSLVVGGGDNNIHILDLEHGVFKNVLQGHSDYIHCVSVRDREAEILSGGEDGAVRMWDSRSGQCVHCIEVYKYESCARPQFGKWISCLTTDSDWMLCGGGPSLSLWHLRSLSPTSVFPLSGCQRQAAFYQDKILAVGEGAFVSHCLLGGEVKAQIPCTPQSLNTLQLNTNSTEHRVLTVGGSSDHIDVFTNLSYRAFSLSF, from the exons ATGGGTCCCATAGAG CTCCTCCACATGTCCGTCTTCTCTCAGAGCTTCTCTCCTTGCGGACGATTCCTGGCCGCTGGAAACAACTATGGAGAGATCGCAGTGTTCAG tctctctgcagctctgagtcCAGACGccacagcagccaatcagaagccAGTTCTGACCTTCACAG CCCATGAAGGTCCAGTCTTCTCCCTGCTGTCCACTGATGTTCACCTCCTCAGTGCAGGTAACGGCGAGATCAGCGCCTGGAGCTGGAATGAACTCAGCAAGAAG AACGTCAAACCTCTGTGGACCAAGAGACCAAACTACAA GTCCAGTCTGGAGATCCCAGAGATCAACTCCATGATCATCAACCCcaga GACAACAGTCTGGTGGTGGGAGGAGGAGACAACAACATCCACATCCTGGACCTGGAACATGGAGTCTTTAAG aacgtCCTTCAAGGACACTCGGACTACATCCACTGTGTGAGCGTCAGAGACAGAGAAGCTGAGATTCTGtcaggaggagaagatggagcagTGAGGATGTGGG ACAGCAGGTCCGGTCAGTGCGTTCACTGCATTGAAGTCTATAAATATGAG AGCTGTGCTCGGCCTCAGTTCGGTAAATGGATCAGCTGTCTGACCACTGACTCCGACTGGATG tTGTGTGGTGGAGGTCCGTCTCTGTCTCTGTGGCATCTTCGCTCGTTGTCTCCAACCTCCGTCTTCCCTCTGAGCGGCTGCCAGCGACAGGCAGCGTTCTACCAGGACAAG ATCCTGGCGGTGGGTGAAGGTGCGTTCGTGTCCCACTGTCTATTGGGCGGGGAGGTGAAAGCTCAGATTCCCTGCACTCCTCAGAGCCTCAACACACTGCAGCTGAACACCAACAGCACCGAGCACCGG GTGctgacagtgggaggaagcagcGACCACATTGACGTTTTCACCAACCTTTCCTACAGAGCCTTCTCCCTCAGCTTCTGA